A genomic window from Variovorax paradoxus includes:
- a CDS encoding beta-ketoacyl-[acyl-carrier-protein] synthase family protein encodes MNHEVAVTGLGVMAPHGGEPDALFQALLDGRSAIQPIFADLPKPAAAATVAFDETRWFTKLQLAGVDRVSQLAVAAADMAMRDAGLAVADADPERVGVFAGCGMGGAAALEAAYRGNGRVSPLTIPAFMPNAPAAHVAMRQGVQGPVLTYSVACASSSAAIAEAAKAVQRGEVDIAIAGGSEALIVPGVVVAWQAMQTLATFQPGEAAGAVRPFATDRSGFALGEGAAFLILESAERARARGARSYATLAGWGLSSDATHLTKPDAPGQARALRTALRQAGLQPRDVGYCNAHGTATRIGDVVERNALAEVWGDELDTLRVSSTKALHGHLLGAAGALEALITVLALHQRQLPPNANCREIDADCRLNLVTQDDAAAPSLEAAISNSFAFGGTNSVLLFRRA; translated from the coding sequence GTGAACCACGAGGTCGCCGTCACCGGACTGGGTGTCATGGCGCCGCACGGCGGCGAGCCCGACGCGTTGTTCCAGGCCCTGCTGGATGGCCGATCGGCCATCCAGCCCATCTTTGCGGATCTGCCTAAGCCGGCCGCCGCGGCCACCGTGGCCTTCGACGAAACCCGCTGGTTCACCAAGCTGCAGCTCGCGGGCGTCGACCGCGTGAGCCAGCTGGCCGTGGCCGCCGCCGACATGGCGATGCGCGACGCGGGCCTGGCCGTTGCCGACGCTGACCCGGAGCGCGTGGGCGTCTTTGCCGGCTGCGGCATGGGTGGCGCCGCAGCGCTCGAAGCGGCCTACCGCGGCAATGGCCGCGTGTCGCCGCTCACCATTCCCGCCTTCATGCCCAACGCGCCGGCCGCCCATGTGGCAATGCGCCAGGGTGTTCAGGGCCCGGTGCTCACCTACTCGGTCGCCTGCGCTTCTTCTTCGGCCGCAATTGCCGAAGCGGCCAAGGCCGTGCAGCGCGGCGAGGTCGACATCGCCATTGCCGGCGGCAGCGAAGCGCTGATCGTGCCGGGCGTGGTCGTGGCCTGGCAGGCCATGCAGACGCTGGCCACCTTCCAGCCCGGCGAAGCGGCCGGCGCGGTGCGGCCTTTCGCAACCGACCGCAGCGGCTTTGCGCTCGGCGAAGGCGCAGCCTTCCTGATCCTCGAATCCGCCGAGCGGGCACGCGCACGCGGCGCCCGCAGCTACGCCACGCTGGCCGGCTGGGGCCTGAGCAGCGACGCCACCCACCTCACCAAGCCCGACGCACCGGGCCAGGCCCGCGCGCTGCGCACCGCCCTGCGCCAGGCCGGCCTGCAGCCGCGCGACGTGGGCTATTGCAACGCCCACGGCACGGCCACGCGCATCGGCGACGTGGTCGAGCGCAATGCGCTGGCCGAGGTGTGGGGCGACGAGCTCGACACGCTGCGCGTGAGTTCGACCAAGGCGCTGCATGGCCACCTGCTGGGCGCGGCGGGCGCACTCGAAGCGCTCATCACCGTGCTGGCACTGCACCAGCGGCAACTGCCGCCCAACGCGAACTGCCGCGAGATCGACGCGGACTGCAGGCTGAACCTCGTGACGCAAGACGACGCGGCAGCACCATCGCTCGAAGCCGCCATCAGCAACTCGTTCGCCTTCGGCGGCACGAACTCCGTGCTGCTCTTCCGCCGCGCCTAG
- a CDS encoding acyl carrier protein has product MSSLKELQDLIHEKYGIEPSKLDPHASMRETGGLDSLALAEFLFAIEDHFGITMPDEDASIDTLAELALLVDKVRAAKVA; this is encoded by the coding sequence ATGAGTTCGCTGAAGGAATTGCAGGACCTGATCCACGAGAAGTACGGCATCGAACCGTCGAAGCTCGACCCCCACGCCTCGATGCGGGAAACCGGCGGACTCGATTCGCTGGCCCTCGCCGAGTTTCTGTTCGCCATCGAAGACCACTTCGGCATCACCATGCCCGACGAGGACGCGAGCATCGACACCCTGGCCGAACTCGCGCTGCTGGTCGACAAGGTACGAGCCGCGAAAGTCGCGTGA
- a CDS encoding phosphatase PAP2 family protein: MHSPIPLHIAPDTRPPTWTAEIWLRVRRHFLLKAVGTTVFTWLFFIGYFHLLRNPAFPVAVMPLTPLDHLIPFQPYTLGAYLSLWVYVGIAPGLQLTFRELVVYGLWIGALCITGLSLFYFWPTQIPPMAIDGTGYPGFAMLQGVDAAGNACPSMHVAVAIFTAIRVEHVLREARTPALWRVLNWAWFAAIAYSTLAVKQHVVLDVVAGALLGMAFALPSLRWRPGAR, translated from the coding sequence ATGCACTCACCGATCCCCCTGCACATAGCGCCCGACACCCGGCCCCCGACGTGGACTGCCGAGATCTGGTTGCGCGTGCGCCGCCATTTCCTGCTGAAAGCGGTCGGCACCACCGTCTTCACTTGGCTGTTCTTCATCGGCTACTTCCACCTGCTGCGCAACCCGGCCTTTCCGGTGGCGGTGATGCCGCTGACGCCGCTGGACCACCTGATTCCGTTCCAGCCCTACACGCTGGGCGCGTATCTCTCGCTCTGGGTGTACGTGGGCATCGCACCGGGGCTGCAGCTCACGTTTCGCGAGCTGGTGGTCTACGGGCTGTGGATCGGCGCGCTGTGCATCACCGGCCTGAGCCTCTTCTACTTCTGGCCGACCCAGATACCCCCTATGGCCATCGACGGCACCGGCTACCCCGGTTTCGCGATGCTGCAGGGCGTGGACGCGGCGGGCAATGCCTGCCCCTCGATGCACGTGGCCGTGGCCATCTTCACCGCCATCCGCGTCGAACACGTGCTGCGCGAGGCGCGCACGCCGGCCCTGTGGCGCGTGCTGAACTGGGCCTGGTTCGCCGCCATCGCTTATTCGACGCTGGCGGTCAAGCAGCACGTGGTGTTGGACGTGGTGGCCGGCGCGCTGCTGGGTATGGCCTTCGCACTACCCTCGTTGCGCTGGCGCCCGGGGGCGCGTTAG
- a CDS encoding AraC family transcriptional regulator, whose translation MPSAASPTSRSAAPARQRGAPPAPITSVASLTPHLYAPDAVRPLRAKEHFLSADTLVELHEHPWPQLTFSTRGVIRLSTQDGSYIVPPSRALWVPANMPHSITLIEDAELRTVYLHAWIAPTWEKCEVLEISPLLRALMLALDTTPDGLPPTDPHAPQRERMIAPLLVDEVERATQIRIDVPLPTDKRLRQLCEALLRNPADRATLAERAATIGASERTVARLFRDQLGMSWQQWRQQAVMAHALPLLARGMAVSQVAAASGYATDSAFCAMFKAATGRSPTSFQHRKRPAAP comes from the coding sequence ATGCCAAGCGCCGCCTCACCCACCTCCAGGAGCGCCGCGCCCGCCAGACAGCGCGGCGCGCCCCCCGCCCCGATCACCAGCGTCGCCTCCCTCACGCCGCACCTCTACGCCCCCGACGCGGTGCGCCCGCTGCGTGCCAAGGAGCATTTCCTGAGCGCGGACACGCTGGTCGAACTGCACGAGCACCCGTGGCCGCAGCTCACTTTTTCCACGCGCGGCGTGATCCGTTTGAGCACACAGGACGGCAGCTACATCGTGCCGCCCTCGCGCGCGCTCTGGGTGCCGGCCAACATGCCGCACAGCATCACGCTGATCGAAGACGCCGAATTGCGCACCGTCTACCTGCACGCCTGGATCGCGCCCACCTGGGAAAAGTGCGAAGTGCTGGAGATCAGCCCGCTGCTGCGTGCGCTGATGCTCGCGCTCGACACCACGCCCGACGGCCTGCCGCCGACCGATCCGCACGCGCCGCAGCGCGAACGCATGATCGCGCCGCTGCTGGTCGACGAGGTCGAGCGCGCCACGCAGATCCGTATTGACGTGCCGCTACCCACCGACAAGCGCCTGCGCCAGCTCTGCGAGGCGCTGCTGCGCAACCCGGCTGACCGCGCCACGCTGGCCGAGCGCGCCGCCACCATCGGTGCCAGCGAGCGCACGGTAGCGCGCCTGTTCCGCGACCAGCTCGGCATGAGTTGGCAGCAGTGGCGCCAGCAGGCCGTGATGGCGCATGCGCTGCCGTTGCTGGCGCGCGGCATGGCGGTGAGCCAGGTGGCGGCCGCCAGCGGCTATGCCACCGACAGCGCGTTCTGCGCGATGTTCAAGGCCGCCACGGGCCGCTCGCCCACGTCGTTCCAGCACCGCAAGCGGCCCGCCGCCCCCTGA
- a CDS encoding MFS transporter produces the protein MSSTSSASAGSPPHNNTLRTDAKLIGLVGLAHAVSHFSQLILAPLFPWLKDAFNVSYVELGAVLTVFFVVSCIVQAASGFIVDKLGPRPVLFVGLGALGLAAFGYAAAQSYWMLLLCAVVGGIGNGVFHPVDYTLFNRKVAPTRLGHAYSVHGITGSLGWALAPAFVVPIAIAFSWRVALASAGVVALVVLLVLWAYRSVLSLDAAAVHKATGQGEPAPVGGEFDFLRIPAVWMCFGFFFFYAAVISVVQTFAPVAAGHLHAVPVALVAVCLTVYMVASAAGMVVGGFLASDPTRCERIVGAGFGIAAALALVLAFASFPPVVVPVLFGAMGFVSGVAGPSRDLLVKKSTPPNATGRVYGVVYAGLDIGQALAPLVFGRLMDHGQYTSVIVGLALVQGVLIASAFNVRRVRRTALVPASA, from the coding sequence ATGTCTTCCACTTCGTCCGCGAGCGCTGGTTCTCCTCCTCACAACAACACCTTGCGCACCGACGCCAAGCTGATCGGGCTGGTCGGCCTGGCTCATGCGGTCAGCCATTTCAGCCAGCTCATCCTGGCGCCGCTGTTCCCGTGGCTGAAGGACGCGTTCAACGTGAGCTATGTGGAGCTGGGCGCGGTGCTCACGGTGTTCTTCGTGGTCTCGTGCATCGTGCAGGCGGCCTCGGGCTTCATCGTCGACAAGCTGGGCCCGCGGCCAGTGCTGTTCGTCGGGCTCGGGGCGCTGGGGCTGGCGGCTTTCGGCTACGCCGCGGCGCAGAGCTACTGGATGCTGCTGCTGTGCGCTGTGGTCGGCGGCATCGGCAACGGCGTGTTCCATCCGGTGGACTACACGCTGTTCAACCGCAAGGTCGCGCCGACGCGGCTGGGCCATGCCTACAGCGTGCATGGCATCACCGGCAGCCTGGGCTGGGCGCTGGCGCCAGCCTTCGTGGTGCCGATCGCCATCGCTTTCTCGTGGCGTGTGGCGCTGGCTTCGGCGGGCGTGGTGGCTCTCGTGGTGCTGCTGGTGCTGTGGGCGTACCGCAGCGTGCTGTCGCTCGACGCGGCGGCCGTGCACAAGGCCACGGGGCAGGGCGAGCCCGCGCCGGTCGGCGGCGAATTCGACTTCTTGCGCATTCCGGCCGTGTGGATGTGCTTCGGTTTCTTCTTCTTCTATGCCGCGGTGATCAGCGTGGTGCAGACCTTCGCGCCGGTGGCCGCGGGGCACCTGCATGCGGTGCCGGTGGCGCTGGTGGCGGTGTGCCTCACGGTCTACATGGTGGCAAGCGCCGCGGGCATGGTGGTGGGGGGCTTCCTGGCTTCCGATCCGACGCGATGCGAGCGCATCGTGGGCGCGGGTTTTGGCATTGCGGCCGCGCTGGCGCTGGTGCTGGCGTTCGCGAGCTTTCCGCCGGTCGTGGTGCCGGTGCTGTTCGGGGCCATGGGTTTTGTCTCGGGTGTCGCCGGGCCGTCGCGCGATCTGTTGGTGAAGAAGTCGACGCCGCCCAATGCGACCGGGCGCGTGTACGGCGTGGTGTATGCGGGGCTCGACATCGGACAGGCCTTGGCGCCGCTGGTGTTCGGTCGGCTGATGGACCACGGGCAGTACACGAGCGTGATCGTGGGCCTGGCGCTGGTGCAGGGCGTGCTGATCGCCAGTGCATTCAACGTGCGTCGTGTGCGGCGCACGGCGCTGGTGCCTGCGTCGGCCTGA
- a CDS encoding sulfite exporter TauE/SafE family protein encodes MQALYVYVVAGAVLAGFVQGLSGFAFGLVAMSVWAWTLEPQLAAVLALFGALTGQVIAAVTVRRSFDKSVLWPFVLGGLVGVPFGVWLLPHLDLVVFKLCLGVLLVLWCPAMLMSQHLPKVSFGGRWADGVAGAIGGAMAGIGGFSGTIPTLWCTLRGFQRDTQRAVIQNFNLSMLMVAFAIHVFSGSIGRAVVPLLGLVALAVAVPVLLGARLYIGISEVAFRKLVLGLLTASGVALLASALPALLRR; translated from the coding sequence ATGCAAGCCTTGTATGTCTATGTAGTCGCCGGTGCTGTGCTGGCGGGGTTCGTGCAGGGCCTGTCGGGCTTTGCGTTCGGGTTGGTGGCGATGTCGGTCTGGGCGTGGACGCTGGAGCCGCAGCTCGCGGCGGTGCTTGCGCTGTTCGGAGCGCTGACGGGGCAGGTGATCGCGGCTGTCACCGTGCGGCGGTCATTCGACAAGAGTGTTCTCTGGCCCTTTGTGCTCGGTGGGCTGGTCGGGGTGCCGTTCGGTGTCTGGCTGCTGCCGCACCTTGATCTTGTCGTCTTCAAGCTGTGTCTTGGCGTGCTGCTGGTGCTGTGGTGCCCGGCGATGCTGATGTCGCAGCATCTGCCGAAGGTTTCGTTCGGTGGGCGTTGGGCTGATGGCGTGGCCGGGGCTATCGGGGGCGCGATGGCTGGGATCGGTGGGTTCTCGGGGACCATTCCCACGCTCTGGTGCACCTTGCGCGGCTTTCAGCGCGATACGCAGCGGGCTGTGATCCAGAACTTCAATCTGTCGATGTTGATGGTGGCGTTTGCCATTCATGTTTTCAGCGGGAGCATCGGGCGAGCTGTGGTGCCTCTGCTGGGGCTCGTTGCTCTGGCTGTTGCTGTGCCTGTGTTGCTGGGGGCTCGGCTTTATATCGGGATCAGTGAGGTGGCGTTTCGGAAGCTGGTGTTGGGGTTGTTGACTGCTTCTGGGGTGGCTTTGTTGGCTTCTGCTTTGCCGGCTTTGTTGCGGCGCTGA
- a CDS encoding AEC family transporter produces the protein MLEAVNYAQLLFPDFSLIAIGWLLCRYTALDRRVWDQVESLVYYFLFPVLLFHSIVRSPLDFGATSSLLTAGVGVGACGIAMAYALPFVPGLRTHIDRRDHAASAQVAFRFNSFICLALAERLAGPEGLLLIAVLIGVCVPIFNIAAVWPMTRHAQTGFVRQLVRNPLIVATVAGLLANVLGLTVPAWATPTLTRIGAASLALGLLAAGAGMKFSTLGAGKVLAVSVLAIRHLFLPLVAWGLALWLRLDATHAAVLMAFSAVPTASSAYVLAARMGYNGPYVAGLVTLSTLLGVVSLPFALALPR, from the coding sequence ATCCTCGAAGCGGTGAATTACGCTCAGCTGCTTTTCCCCGACTTCTCCCTCATCGCCATCGGCTGGCTCCTGTGCCGCTACACCGCGCTCGACCGCCGCGTGTGGGATCAGGTCGAGAGCCTCGTCTACTACTTTCTTTTTCCCGTACTGCTGTTCCATTCGATCGTGCGCAGCCCGCTCGACTTCGGTGCGACATCGAGCCTGCTCACGGCGGGCGTCGGCGTTGGTGCCTGCGGCATCGCGATGGCTTATGCCCTGCCCTTCGTTCCGGGCCTGCGCACGCACATCGACCGACGCGACCACGCGGCCAGCGCGCAAGTCGCGTTCCGCTTCAACTCGTTCATCTGCCTGGCGCTGGCGGAGCGGCTGGCGGGCCCAGAAGGCCTGTTGCTGATCGCTGTGCTGATCGGTGTGTGCGTGCCTATCTTCAACATCGCGGCCGTGTGGCCGATGACGCGACATGCGCAGACCGGGTTCGTGCGGCAACTGGTGCGCAACCCACTGATCGTCGCGACGGTGGCAGGGCTGCTGGCGAATGTGCTGGGCTTGACTGTGCCTGCCTGGGCGACGCCCACATTGACGCGCATCGGGGCTGCGTCGCTCGCATTGGGGTTGCTGGCTGCGGGGGCGGGGATGAAGTTTTCCACGCTGGGGGCTGGGAAGGTGCTGGCTGTTTCGGTGTTGGCGATACGGCATCTGTTCTTGCCGCTTGTTGCCTGGGGGCTGGCGCTTTGGTTGCGGCTGGATGCTACGCACGCTGCCGTGTTGATGGCTTTTTCTGCTGTGCCTACGGCTTCCAGTGCTTATGTGCTGGCTGCTCGGATGGGGTACAACGGGCCTTATGTGGCGGGGTTGGTGACGTTGTCTACCTTGTTGGGGGTTGTTAGTTTGCCGTTTGCTTTGGCTCTGCCTCGGTGA
- a CDS encoding tripartite tricarboxylate transporter substrate binding protein BugE: MQRRQWSALVGGAALVAIAGQSFAQGYPNKPVELSVPFAPGGTTDIVARVISDPLGKVLGQPVVVINRAGGGGIVGAAETARATPDGYKLGIATVSSTAANPAINPKTPYDPINDFTPIINIAATPNIIAVNPSFPAKNYAEFVAELKKNPGKYSYASSGTGGIGHLLMELYKSLTNTFVTHIPYRGAGPALNDVVAGQVPIMFDNIPSAMPFIQSGRLIPIVVSAPQRLAALPNVPTFKEVGLEPVNRMAYYGILGPKGLPKEVVEKISAGVKKAVEEPAVRKRIEDTGSLIVANSPEQFAAQIKAEYEVYKQVVKKQNLKLD, encoded by the coding sequence ATGCAACGTCGTCAATGGAGCGCGCTGGTGGGAGGCGCCGCACTGGTCGCCATCGCGGGTCAGAGCTTTGCGCAGGGTTACCCCAACAAGCCCGTCGAACTGAGCGTGCCCTTCGCACCGGGCGGCACGACGGACATCGTGGCGCGCGTGATCTCCGATCCGCTGGGCAAGGTGCTGGGTCAGCCCGTGGTGGTGATCAACCGCGCAGGTGGCGGCGGCATCGTGGGCGCGGCCGAAACGGCACGCGCCACGCCCGACGGCTACAAGCTCGGCATTGCCACAGTGTCGAGCACGGCGGCCAACCCGGCCATCAACCCGAAGACGCCGTACGACCCGATCAACGACTTCACGCCGATCATCAACATCGCGGCCACGCCGAACATCATTGCCGTCAACCCGAGCTTCCCGGCCAAGAACTACGCCGAGTTCGTGGCCGAGCTGAAGAAGAACCCCGGCAAGTATTCGTACGCCTCGTCGGGCACGGGCGGCATCGGCCACCTGCTGATGGAGCTCTACAAGAGCCTGACCAACACCTTCGTCACGCATATCCCGTACCGCGGCGCGGGCCCGGCGTTGAACGACGTGGTGGCCGGGCAGGTGCCGATCATGTTCGACAACATTCCCTCGGCAATGCCCTTCATCCAGAGTGGCCGGCTGATCCCCATCGTGGTGTCTGCACCGCAGCGCCTGGCCGCGTTGCCCAATGTGCCGACCTTCAAGGAAGTGGGCCTGGAGCCGGTGAACCGCATGGCCTACTACGGCATCCTCGGCCCCAAGGGCCTGCCGAAGGAAGTGGTCGAAAAGATCAGCGCGGGCGTGAAGAAGGCCGTGGAAGAACCGGCAGTGCGCAAGCGCATTGAGGACACGGGCTCGCTGATCGTGGCCAACTCGCCCGAGCAGTTCGCTGCGCAGATCAAGGCCGAGTACGAGGTCTACAAGCAGGTCGTGAAGAAGCAGAACCTGAAGCTCGACTGA
- the xerD gene encoding site-specific tyrosine recombinase XerD, producing MTEAATQTPDIDDFIDALWLEDGLSKNTLAAYRRDLALFAQWLHAQRNGAGLDAAKENDLQAYMGVRLSTKGKATSANRRLTVFKRYYRWALRERRIVADPSIRLAPARQMPRAIKTLSEKQVDDLLAAPDVESPLGLRDRAMLELMYASGLRVSELVALKAIDMSLNDGVLRVLGKGNKERLVPFGGEARRWIERYLEESRPAILDGQQTPDLFVTARGAGMTRVMFWIIVKKHATAAGIHVPLSPHTLRHAFATHLLNHGVDLRAVQLLLGHADISTTTIYTHVARERLKQLHAQHHPRG from the coding sequence ATGACCGAGGCAGCCACGCAGACACCCGACATCGACGACTTCATCGACGCCCTCTGGCTCGAAGACGGGCTGTCCAAGAACACGCTGGCCGCCTACCGCCGCGACCTCGCGCTGTTCGCGCAGTGGCTGCACGCGCAGCGCAACGGCGCCGGGCTCGATGCCGCGAAAGAGAACGACCTGCAGGCCTACATGGGCGTGCGCCTGTCCACCAAGGGCAAGGCCACTTCGGCCAACCGCCGTCTCACCGTGTTCAAGCGCTACTACCGCTGGGCGCTGCGCGAGCGGCGCATCGTGGCCGACCCGAGCATCCGGCTCGCGCCCGCGCGGCAGATGCCGCGCGCCATCAAGACGCTGTCGGAAAAGCAGGTCGACGACCTGCTGGCCGCGCCCGACGTCGAGTCGCCGCTCGGCCTGCGGGACCGCGCGATGCTGGAGCTGATGTACGCGAGCGGCCTGCGCGTGAGCGAGCTGGTGGCGCTCAAGGCCATCGACATGAGCCTGAACGACGGCGTGCTGCGCGTGCTCGGCAAGGGCAACAAGGAGCGGCTCGTGCCCTTCGGCGGCGAGGCGCGGCGCTGGATCGAGCGCTACCTGGAAGAGTCGCGCCCCGCCATCCTCGACGGGCAGCAGACGCCCGACCTGTTCGTGACCGCGCGCGGCGCGGGCATGACGCGCGTGATGTTCTGGATCATCGTGAAGAAGCACGCCACCGCGGCCGGCATCCACGTGCCGCTGTCGCCGCACACGCTGCGCCATGCCTTCGCCACGCACTTGCTGAACCACGGGGTCGATTTGCGCGCGGTGCAGTTGCTGCTGGGGCATGCCGACATCTCGACGACGACGATCTACACGCATGTGGCGCGCGAGCGCCTGAAGCAGCTGCATGCGCAGCACCATCCGCGTGGATGA
- a CDS encoding Bug family tripartite tricarboxylate transporter substrate binding protein translates to MNFLASSKPSHRVATRLLAAAALCAASGAHAQAVPKTVRLIVAYPAGGVSDVVARALGDRLAAQMGITVIVDNRAGASGAIGMDAVAKAAPDGATLGFSAISPLVLSPHLGKLSFDPLKDVAPVASVMYSPVLLIATPASKAKDFRALIDDAKAHPGAVRWATSGPASLGHIVLEQLRAAAGVDITHVPYKGGGQQLNDAIGGQFEILSTNASPTLSSHIQSGKLRPLAVGAPARLESLPQVPTLGELGYKAANINSLFGVFAPAATPSALVAKYNAEINKALASPELRAKLTATDNVPTGGTAAAFAKEIASEFESNGRIVKAAGIKAD, encoded by the coding sequence ATGAATTTCCTTGCTTCCTCGAAGCCTTCGCACCGCGTGGCAACCCGCCTTCTTGCCGCGGCCGCGCTGTGCGCCGCTTCCGGCGCGCACGCGCAGGCCGTGCCCAAGACCGTGCGGCTCATCGTCGCCTATCCGGCGGGCGGCGTCAGCGACGTGGTCGCGCGCGCACTGGGCGACCGGCTCGCAGCGCAGATGGGCATCACGGTGATCGTGGACAACCGCGCCGGCGCTAGCGGTGCCATCGGCATGGACGCCGTCGCCAAGGCCGCGCCCGACGGCGCGACGCTGGGCTTCTCGGCCATCAGCCCGCTGGTGCTGAGCCCGCATCTGGGCAAGCTGTCCTTCGACCCGCTGAAAGACGTGGCGCCGGTGGCGAGCGTGATGTATTCGCCGGTGCTGCTGATTGCCACGCCGGCCAGCAAGGCAAAGGATTTCCGCGCGTTGATCGACGATGCCAAGGCGCATCCGGGTGCGGTGCGCTGGGCCACGTCGGGGCCGGCCTCGCTCGGGCACATCGTGCTGGAGCAGCTGCGTGCGGCGGCGGGCGTCGACATCACGCACGTGCCCTACAAGGGCGGCGGCCAGCAGCTCAACGATGCAATCGGCGGGCAGTTCGAGATTCTTTCGACCAACGCGAGCCCGACGCTGTCGTCGCACATCCAGTCGGGCAAGCTGCGCCCGCTGGCGGTGGGCGCGCCTGCGCGCCTCGAGAGCCTGCCGCAGGTGCCTACGCTGGGCGAGCTGGGCTACAAGGCGGCCAATATCAATTCGCTGTTCGGCGTGTTCGCGCCCGCGGCCACGCCGAGCGCTCTGGTTGCGAAGTACAACGCCGAGATCAACAAGGCGCTGGCCAGCCCTGAACTGCGCGCCAAGCTCACGGCCACCGACAACGTGCCGACCGGCGGCACTGCGGCCGCGTTTGCGAAAGAGATCGCCAGCGAGTTCGAAAGCAACGGCCGCATCGTGAAGGCCGCGGGCATCAAGGCCGACTGA
- a CDS encoding TetR/AcrR family transcriptional regulator: MTSATALATGSTREQILAVARGFIETRSYLGFSFQDVADAVGVRKASLYHHFPTKEALGVAVIRAATQGFKDWDAARAREPKDALESYFRMYRNTLRAGSGVCPAGALAPGWGVINDELRQAVQELRNTQVTWLSGVLGALMPAKKKGTSVASLAAYVFSVCQGALLSARMTGRVDDFDEAVAQLRSSLPG, from the coding sequence ATGACCAGCGCCACAGCCCTTGCCACCGGCAGCACCCGCGAGCAGATCCTCGCGGTGGCGCGCGGGTTCATCGAAACGCGTTCCTACCTGGGCTTCAGCTTCCAGGACGTGGCCGATGCGGTCGGCGTGCGCAAAGCCAGCCTGTACCACCACTTCCCGACCAAGGAGGCGCTGGGCGTCGCAGTGATTCGCGCGGCCACGCAGGGCTTCAAGGACTGGGACGCCGCCCGGGCGCGCGAGCCGAAGGACGCGCTCGAGTCGTATTTCCGCATGTACCGCAACACGCTCAGGGCCGGCTCGGGCGTGTGTCCCGCCGGGGCGCTGGCGCCCGGCTGGGGCGTCATCAACGACGAGCTGCGCCAGGCCGTGCAGGAGCTGCGCAACACGCAGGTGACGTGGCTCTCCGGCGTGCTAGGTGCGCTGATGCCGGCGAAGAAGAAGGGCACGTCTGTCGCTTCGCTGGCCGCGTACGTGTTTTCGGTCTGCCAGGGCGCGTTGTTGTCGGCGCGCATGACAGGGCGCGTGGACGACTTCGACGAAGCTGTCGCGCAACTCAGGAGTTCACTGCCTGGCTGA
- a CDS encoding thiolase family protein has product MKAVISAYARSPFHFSKKGALAEVRPDTLAAGVVRGLLQRTDLDPALLEDVILGCAYPEASQGNNLARIVGLLAGLPHEVGGMTVNRFCGSSMQAVHIAAAQIEAGMGDAFLCVGVESMTMVPQGGFNFSPSPELKENTDAYISMGETAENVAQRWNVSRADQEAFAVESHRKAAEARAQGRLAGEIVPVRLASGDIVDADGCIRPTTSAEALANLKPAFRPDGVVTAGTSSPLTDGAAVVLVTSDAFAAKHGLQALARIRSFATVGVDPAIMGIGPIPATRKALARAGLSAADLDVIEINEAFSSQALACIRDLGLDPAKINLDGGGLSIGHPLGATGARITGKAASLLAREKGRYALATQCIGGGQGIATILERV; this is encoded by the coding sequence ATGAAAGCCGTCATTTCCGCCTACGCCCGTTCCCCTTTTCATTTCTCGAAAAAAGGCGCACTCGCCGAGGTGCGGCCCGACACGCTCGCCGCCGGCGTGGTGCGCGGCCTGCTGCAGCGCACAGACCTCGACCCTGCGCTGCTCGAAGACGTCATCCTCGGCTGCGCATACCCCGAAGCCTCGCAAGGCAACAACCTCGCGCGCATCGTCGGGCTGCTGGCCGGCCTGCCGCACGAGGTAGGCGGCATGACGGTGAACCGCTTCTGCGGCTCGTCGATGCAGGCCGTGCACATCGCCGCCGCGCAGATCGAGGCGGGCATGGGCGACGCCTTCCTGTGCGTCGGCGTGGAGTCGATGACGATGGTGCCTCAGGGCGGTTTCAACTTTTCGCCGAGCCCCGAGCTGAAGGAGAACACCGACGCCTACATCTCGATGGGCGAGACGGCCGAGAACGTGGCGCAACGCTGGAACGTGAGCCGTGCCGACCAGGAGGCCTTTGCGGTGGAGTCGCACCGCAAGGCGGCCGAGGCGCGCGCGCAGGGGCGCCTGGCAGGCGAGATCGTGCCCGTGCGCCTGGCCTCGGGCGACATCGTCGATGCCGACGGCTGCATCCGGCCCACGACTTCGGCCGAGGCGCTGGCGAACCTGAAGCCCGCGTTCCGCCCCGATGGCGTTGTGACTGCCGGCACCTCGTCGCCGCTGACCGATGGAGCGGCCGTGGTGCTCGTCACCAGCGATGCCTTCGCCGCCAAGCATGGCCTGCAGGCGCTGGCGCGCATCCGGTCGTTTGCGACAGTGGGCGTCGACCCGGCCATCATGGGCATCGGCCCGATTCCCGCGACCCGCAAGGCGCTGGCGCGCGCCGGTTTGAGCGCGGCCGACCTCGACGTGATCGAGATCAACGAAGCCTTCTCCTCGCAGGCGCTGGCCTGCATCCGCGACCTCGGGCTCGACCCGGCGAAGATCAACCTCGACGGCGGCGGCTTGTCCATCGGCCATCCGTTGGGTGCGACGGGTGCGCGCATCACCGGCAAGGCAGCGTCGCTGCTGGCGCGCGAGAAGGGCCGCTACGCGCTGGCCACGCAGTGCATCGGCGGCGGGCAGGGCATTGCGACGATTCTCGAGCGCGTCTGA